GTCTGGAGAAGGCTCCCGACCGCAGCACGGATCTGGAGAGCCAGAAGCGGCTGCGCGAGCAGTTTCTCCAACTGCAGCAGGCCTTCCAGGACGTACGCCCTGGCGTGCGGCTGGAGGTGCTCGTCTTCGACAACGAGCACGTGCTCAAGGAGGTGCTGCGCCGCACCCACAGCGGCCTGGGGCCCGACCTGGTGCTGGTGGATGGGCTCACCGCCGAGCGGCTCCACGCCCAGCAGCTGCTCGCGCCGATTGCCCTGCCGAACCCGGCCAGCGCCCTGCTGCGTCCGGAGCTGATCCCCTACGTGCAGGCGGCGCCGAACCAGTGGTTCGCCCTGCCGGTGGGCCTGGAGCCCCAGCTGGCCTGCTTCGATCGGCGCCGCTTCGACGCCGCACCGACCACCCTGGCCGGACTGCTGGAGGCCAGCAGCCAGGGGCGGCGCATCGGCCTGGGCCTCGATCTGGCCAGCCTGGGCTGGACGATGGGCAGCCTCGGAGCCCTCGAGAGCATCGCGGCGGTGAGCCGGGGCGAGGCGGCGACCCCTGAGCGGGAGCAGGCGATCCGCGGCTGGCTCGACTGGCTGCGCAACGCCGACCTGCAGCTGCGGATCCGCTTCCTCCCCTCCCAGGGACAGCTGGTGCAGGGGCTGCGCACCGGCCGCTTCGACTGGATCAGCTGCCGCAGCCAGGACGTGGCGCTGCTGCGGGCCGAGCTGGGCCGCCACCTGGGTCTGGCACCCCTGCCGGCGGGACCGGGCGGCGCCGCCAGCCCGATCTCCACCGTGCGGGTGTGGGGCTTCGGTCGCAATTCCAGCAGCCGGCAGCGGGCCGCCGCCCGGGCGCTGGCGCGGTTCACCCTCAATCCACCGGTGCAGCGGGGCTTCACCATCCAGACCGAGGGCCTGCTGCCCGTGATCCGCTCCGCCAGCCTGCCCGTGGCCAGCTCCGCCAATCTGGCCGCCCTGCTGGCGGCGCAGCAGCAGGCCGAGGCTGCCCAGCTCCACACCGAGCCACTGATTGCCCTGCGGGGCAGGAAGCAGGCCCTCAACCGGATCCTCACCCTGTTCCTCTATGGCGAACTCGACAGCGGGGAAGCCACGCGGGCGCTGATCCGGGCCCTGCACAAGGCCGGCCCCCCGGCGGGAGATCCCCCCCATGAATGACCTGCTGCTGGAAACCTCCGGCTGGCTGGGGTATCTGGAGCGCCCTGCCGTGCTCTTCCAGCTGCTCGTCACGGGCCTGGCGGTGGGCGTGTACGTCTGGTTCAACCGCCGCAGGAAAGTGTCCCTGGAGCGGCAGATCCAGCGCCGCTGGGTGCTGCTGGGCAGCCTGGCGCTGTACGCCGCGCTGCTGGCCGCTCTGGCCTGGCCCCACCGCCTCGTGGTGGTGGTGCTGCTGCTCACCGCAGGCTGGTTCGGCCTCTCGGCGCTGCGCCGCCGGCTGGCCTGCTGGATCCCGGCCGAACAGCTGCAGCAGCTGGATACCGGCCTGCTGCGACCGCTCTATCTGTTGCTCGCCTTCCTGCTGCTGGTGCAGGAGGTGGATTCGCGCCGCAACCTGGCCCTGATCCCGATGGGCTCCTGGTTCGGCACCGAACTCACCGCCGGCCAGCTGTTCCAGGCCGTGCTGGTGCTCTACCTGCTGCTGATGGGCTCAGGGCCGCCCACCAAGGCCGTGGCCCGGCTGATCCAGCGCCTGATCGGGGTGAGTGACAGCGGCCGGAGGGCCCTGGCCCTGGTGCTGCAGTACGCGATCGTGGCGCTCGGTGTGCTCTGGACCCTGGATCAGGTGGGCTTCAACCGCACCGCCCTCGTGGCGGTGGCCGGGGGACTCTCCGTGGGACTGGGCTTCGGGGTGAAGGAGGTGTTCTCGAACTTCATCAGCGGCCTCTGGTTGCTGTTCGAGGGATCGGTGCGGCCGGGGGATGTGCTGTTCATTGACGGCGACCCGTGCGAGGTGCGCCGTCTGGGACTGCGGGCGGCCGTGCTCTGGCGCGACCGGGACAATGCCGAGCTGGTGATCCCCAACCAGACGTTCTTCACCACGCCCACGATCACCTACACCGGCACCGACCGGCTGCGGCGCGGCCAAGTGCTGGTGGGGGCGGCCTACCAGCACGATCCCGCCGTGGTGATCGCGCTGCTGGAGCGCACAGGCGCGGCGGTGCCGGGGGTGCTGGCCAGCCCAGCGCCGAAGGGTCTGGTGATGGGCTACGGCGACTCCTCGATCCAGTACGCCCTGCGGTTCTGGATCAGCGATCCCCTGCAGAACATCTCGATCAGCAGTGCCGTGAACACCGCCGTGTGGCAGGCCTTCCGCAGCGAGGGGATCGCCATTCCCTTCCCCCAGATGGTGCTGCACCAGGCCCCGGGGGCCGATCAGGCGGAAAATCCGTAGCTGCTCAGCTCAGCCGACGCTGCGATGCGGCTCACCACGGCATCGGCCAGCCGGGCACTGGCGCGGGAGGTCGGATGGACGTCGTCGAGGAAGCGGGGCGAGGCGACGCTGTTCCACACCTGGAATCCATCCACAGCGACCACGTCGTCATCGACCGCGGCGTTGTTGTAGAGGAGGTCGAGCCGGCCGTTCACCCGCCTGGCCGTGCCATCGACGAACCGGCGCAGCCTCCGGCCCAGGGTGCTGCCCAGGGCAGCGGCCTTGCCCCGCACGAAGGGGGTGCGGCTCAGGGGTGCGATGCCCACGATCACGGTCTCCTCGATCCCCTGGCCCGTGAGGATGTCCACGGACTGCTCGATGTTGGCCGCGATCCGGCCGGCCAGGCGGTTGCGCAGGCGTCGGTCGTCCGCCCTGCTGCGGCTGCGCAGCACCCGCAGCAGGCGGCGCGGGCGGGCCACCTGATCGATGATGTCGTTGCTGCCGGCCACGATCAGGGCATCGCGATCGCGCCGGAGCGGGGCGGACTCGGCAAAGGCCTGCACCTGCGACCGCAGGCCGAGGGGGAAGCCGGCGATGCCGGCCCGGCGGGATCCCCGGAGGCCGGAGGTCGCCCCCGCATAGGCATAATTCCAGAGCTGGGCGCTCGGATTCACTCCACCGGTGAGCAGCTTGAGCGGCAGGCTCACCAGGTTGAGCCGTTCCTGGGAGCTGATCCGGGCTCCGAGCCGCTGGGCGATGTGTTCCGCCAGCACCGGGCCGTCCGAGGCCTTCACGTTGCCTCCCCCGGCGTACCGGGGCCCGGCGAAGGGGTTCTCGCCCACCAGGCTGGCCAGGGCGGCGATGTTGCCCGAGTCCACCAGGCTGTCGCCGAACAGTGCCAGGGAGGTGGTCATCGGTGCACGGCGTACGACAGCTGCACCAGCTTCACCAGCGGCACCAGCGGCAGAACCTGGGGCATGAACTCCCCTGCGTGAGCAGATCCCATCATGGCCCCGCCGGTGACCGCTGACGGCGGGAACGACCGGAAGCCTCCACACTGGTGGGGGTCGCCCTGGATGTCCCGTGCCGAAGGTTCCCCTGCCGGCAGCGCCACCCGGGGGTGTC
This portion of the Cyanobium sp. NIES-981 genome encodes:
- a CDS encoding mechanosensitive ion channel family protein, with product MNDLLLETSGWLGYLERPAVLFQLLVTGLAVGVYVWFNRRRKVSLERQIQRRWVLLGSLALYAALLAALAWPHRLVVVVLLLTAGWFGLSALRRRLACWIPAEQLQQLDTGLLRPLYLLLAFLLLVQEVDSRRNLALIPMGSWFGTELTAGQLFQAVLVLYLLLMGSGPPTKAVARLIQRLIGVSDSGRRALALVLQYAIVALGVLWTLDQVGFNRTALVAVAGGLSVGLGFGVKEVFSNFISGLWLLFEGSVRPGDVLFIDGDPCEVRRLGLRAAVLWRDRDNAELVIPNQTFFTTPTITYTGTDRLRRGQVLVGAAYQHDPAVVIALLERTGAAVPGVLASPAPKGLVMGYGDSSIQYALRFWISDPLQNISISSAVNTAVWQAFRSEGIAIPFPQMVLHQAPGADQAENP
- a CDS encoding SGNH/GDSL hydrolase family protein, with amino-acid sequence MTTSLALFGDSLVDSGNIAALASLVGENPFAGPRYAGGGNVKASDGPVLAEHIAQRLGARISSQERLNLVSLPLKLLTGGVNPSAQLWNYAYAGATSGLRGSRRAGIAGFPLGLRSQVQAFAESAPLRRDRDALIVAGSNDIIDQVARPRRLLRVLRSRSRADDRRLRNRLAGRIAANIEQSVDILTGQGIEETVIVGIAPLSRTPFVRGKAAALGSTLGRRLRRFVDGTARRVNGRLDLLYNNAAVDDDVVAVDGFQVWNSVASPRFLDDVHPTSRASARLADAVVSRIAASAELSSYGFSA
- a CDS encoding extracellular solute-binding protein — protein: MATPPAPRPGPDSSPTPCHTPSRTPRCCGLGRSRRQGSLGLLAAGLILPTLLAGCRGGHRWPGAELLPQGRLTTTLYIAIGLEKAPDRSTDLESQKRLREQFLQLQQAFQDVRPGVRLEVLVFDNEHVLKEVLRRTHSGLGPDLVLVDGLTAERLHAQQLLAPIALPNPASALLRPELIPYVQAAPNQWFALPVGLEPQLACFDRRRFDAAPTTLAGLLEASSQGRRIGLGLDLASLGWTMGSLGALESIAAVSRGEAATPEREQAIRGWLDWLRNADLQLRIRFLPSQGQLVQGLRTGRFDWISCRSQDVALLRAELGRHLGLAPLPAGPGGAASPISTVRVWGFGRNSSSRQRAAARALARFTLNPPVQRGFTIQTEGLLPVIRSASLPVASSANLAALLAAQQQAEAAQLHTEPLIALRGRKQALNRILTLFLYGELDSGEATRALIRALHKAGPPAGDPPHE